The Nicotiana tabacum cultivar K326 chromosome 1, ASM71507v2, whole genome shotgun sequence genome segment gatgaaaatataataataataaaatgtcaTAATCACACTACGCTAACGAATGTGTAATCTAGACAAAATTTATTGGCTTAGTCATAACagcactacgcaagcgaatccacAGTCATGACAAAGAATTATTAACACGTTATTACTTTCAGAAAAATTACTATATTTGTgcattgaaaaaaatatttattaagagTTACTATCGCGCTACGCAAGCAAATCCGCGAGTTTAGCAAAAAGTttattaaattagaaaataattaaagCTAGTAGAAATAGTATGAGATTACTGAATTAAAATATTAAGAGTTAAtatcacgctacgcaagcgaatccgtgaaataataataataaaaagttaaAACGGACCTACTGGTTGCCtagcgtttaaattaattaaaagtactTAAGTTATTGGATTATTATTACACATCATGACAATTAACTAATTCTTAATAAGTCTATTTAACTAATCTAGTAAGTATTATTTTGAAGATAGATCATATTATTTATTGAGAAAGTGGGTCAATTTGCTTACTTAGTTATGGCATTGGGCCAACATCTATGAAATAAATGGACAAAATATTTATAGACTTTTTAAAAGCATTGGGCCTATTGGACAGATTTTGCCTTGGCCAATTATTGGGCTCCGAAATGGTCACAAGCTGAAAGCCCAATAGATTTCAAATGCTGCCCACCTGGGCTAAATTGTGAGTCTGCCCTCTTTTGCTCTAAGCCATTAACCCTTATTTTTAACTAGCAAGTTCAAAACCTATTTAGGATCTAACCACTTTCTACCAAAAACAAAATCTAAAATCCTAGCAGAGATGGTCACATATAAAAtctgtaaaaataaataaaggtttCAAGCATGTCTCTTTTGTTATTTTGCATAAACTGGCCAGAACTGCAAAGGTGCAAAAGGAGTCTTTAAGCACATTGCAACCTACTTGGAACATCTCAATTTTATATGCATCAATACTATAATAGATAGTAAAGACAAATAACACATGAATAAAAAAGTGTTTGATCAACCAAGGATTTATTTTGCATATGAACTACAACAAGATATATTTAAACAATAAAGAAATTTAGCTAAGCCTCATTTATTTAAATAGACATGCTCCCAACAATCAAGATGAGTTCAAATCTTCTTGTTAATGTGAAAACATCTGCAACATAAGATTAAAGAGTTACCTGAGTCGCAGAataataaatacaacaacaaagaATGGAAGCTCAGCAACTAAAGCAACATAAAAATAGCAGCACAACAACAGCAAAACCAACAGCAAATTCGTGTTGAAACAGCTCGAAAACTCAGAGAAGAAACCTAGAAGCAAACTCTAAAGAGGACTTAtacttttctaaaaaaaaaggttTGCACTTTAAGATTTACTCTTAAGACTTACAATTTTAGCTTACTAAaggattttttgttgttgttgttgttgttgtatgttcaAAAGCAGAAAATGATCCCCTCCAAAATGTGATGGAGTCCCCTCTATATATCAAAACAACCAgctatttcaaaaaattaaaaatcaatctttttgacagatttttcTACAAAATCTGCTCTTAAATTCAAAAAGCAAAACTTTCTAGTTCAAACCTTGTcaagtatttcaaacaaaatctgctTTCCACTATTCAAAGATAGACTTTATTCAAATAATGTCCAAAGGTCtacattttcttaccaaacaatttaacttttgagtgttgtactcaaagagtcttgaagcagtaaacaaacaaccaaacaagtaccatatactcttaagtatttttcattacctcacttttatcaatacaaaactattttactacttcaacaagtgcaaaaatagaaaatttaacatttcaaacttcaaaaactaatgctaaaaattaataatagacaaaaaaaaaatctgaaaattaaaaaaaaaaatcagccatgaaaaaGAATAGTATTTTACCATTTTATACATCAACAGGCCGAAAAAAATGGTAATATGCCAAAGAGGGTGTTTCGGGAGGGAGCCGGAATTAGGCCGGATTTTGGTCGCCGAATTTTTGGGGTAGAATTGACATCAATAGTTAGGTCTGGATGagctctatccattgatgtaggtattttggggtggtagtggttggagcttcaagaatttgggcaaaAAAATGACGGAAAAGTTCcctagatctaagattcaaggagtttgagggattttttAGGATTTGGTTTGGAAATATGGAAAGAGGAAGTTGTAGAGATTACGTGGCgtgaatttggaggtgtttggaggtggccTGCCGGCAGCGGCGATTTCCTGCAGGCGGCGGTGGGCGGAGCTGGGGCGGcgtagagagagtgaagagagagagaagagagaagaaggagagggaaagaagagagaggaaataaGGGGGAAATGGGgcaaatttttggggattttaggctttaaatacctaggatgaagatcaaactaggaccgttggattaaatcaagatgggtggatgagattgaatcttgtcacttaaccaaaacgacgtagtttcaagacaaaactacgtcgttttaagCTCTTCTTGGCAGCCCCCTTTTGGACCGGATTTGGGCTCTTTGGGCTcaaattttgggtcatttttaattaaattttactAGCCCAATCCGTACCCCGTTTATCAAACCATTACTCAATTCTTAAAACCTATACATACACAAATAAGAAcaaacacatacacacacatatatatataagacaAAAATTAAGTATTTACAAAAAGAATGATCACTTTTATATTCATAAACAATTTTAACTCTAACTTTTGCATTTTACCATTAATAACATAATAGTATGACCACAACAATGTCATGGTTCTTGATTGAGCTAGCTTAGTTAGATTAATATTCATCATTTTTAGGAATTTAAATTGTTTAAAGTTTTAGCTTATAACtcaaaacaaacaacaacaaaaaatctaGTATAGTGGGATCTATGGAGGTAGTGTATATGCAGATGTTACACTGCTTATTAGAAGATAGAGAAACTGTTTTTGATAGATCCTTGactcaagaaaagatgaagagaaATCAGTAGTAGCACGCATTAATAATGATaagataataagaaaataaagtgAAACAAATATAAGACTAACATAGTACTATTAGTATGGGAAAGAAACACTTTCGACTACCTACTAGTTTTCTACCTTAAttttcgacctccacaccttcatATCAAGGGTTATGTCCTCGATTAGCTGAAGCAACgcatatcctgcctaatcacctctccccaatacttctttggcctatCACTACCTCTTCTCAAACCTATCAAGACCAACCTCTCACACTTCCTTGCTAGGACATCTGTgcttctcctcttcacatgcccaaaccatctaagtctcgcttcccgcataTTGTCCTCCGATGGGACCACTCCCACCCTGGCCCAAATATCttattatttaataaaatttatactaTAATTTAGCGGGTACCAAAGACTAACTTAGTTAAAACCTAAAGAATATGCTCATAATAGCTAGAGCTACGCATTTCCTCCTACTTTATTGCCTCTTGAATCACAATGTTTAACTTTttcatttcagtttttttttcccCCGATAGTTTCTGATCAGAGactataaaaatatatatggtGGGAGAAGTTAACGCTAACCTTTCTCTGAATAAGAGATTGAAAGTCTTATTTAGAGGATCTTGAAAAAGTCCTTGATTAAATCCTTTTGATCATTCTTTAGCCTTCTACTTTCATATTTTCTAGATTTCAGTGACCTTCTATGGAAAACATAATTCATATTCGCGTTGCTATGATTCATTAAGGAAATATATTCTCTATCAggagttttttttatttcaatgCTCAAACTCGAAACCTTTAATTAATAACGAAGGAATTACAAGCATTTCACCACACCGATTTGACGGTAAATTGGTAAGTCCTTAACATACATAATATGCTTGGATCATACTTTTTATTCCACTTCCGGTCACTATGTTAATAAGAGTGAGACTTATTCATTTTCACTGACAACAAAATCTTTTTGCCGTATGTGAGCTTTTAGAGTGTTTTATTATTAAGTATAGTTATGATTTCTTTAATCTACACGTCTATTCAACAAATAAATAGCAGTTCTTTTTATTAATATGTATAGTCTTGGATCatcaataataatttttttatacttCAGATACTTGATCGATCCACTTACTTCTATTATGTCAATATGAGCTACTACTATTGGAATTATGGCTCTTATTTATAGTGATAATTACATGGCTCATGATCAAGGCTATTTGAGATTTTTTGCTTATATGAGTTTGTTCAATACTTTCATGTTGGGATTAGTTACTTGTTCGAATTCActacaaatttatattttttgagAATTGGTTGGGTTGTGTTACTTGTTAAAATGAGTGACTAATCTCTTTCTGAGTGACTTTATGAGGATATTCTAATTAGAGTATTTGTTCATAGTGAAAATTTTAATGGAATTACTGTGTTACTTTACTTTCTGTTACTGTCATTAacaatttatttgttaattttcACAATATCTGGATTTCCACTCAAATAACCTTATCACCGAGTCTACATTTAAGGATCCTCCAAAAATGACACCACACCCTTGTCGGCTCCTTAACAATTAGCgcatttttgaaggatccgacacAAGTGCACTAATATTTTTGAAGGATCTGAGTAACATAGTTTAATACTGTACCAGTTAAATATTTCCTTTTAAAAGGTGAGGAGTTCTGCCTTCTAGTCTTACATGTTTTTTTTGGGTTCAAATTGTTGGTTTTGCAGATCAAAGAAGACAAAATGGAGGACAAGAAGCTAACTTTTGTTATGTATCCATGGTATGCAATGGGCCATCTTACTTCATTTCTTCATCTCTCCAACAAATTAGCTGACAGAGGCCACACAATTTTCTTTATTCATCCTACCAATACACTTTCTAAATTGGAAAAATTCAATCTTTACCCTCAACTCATAAACTTCATATCAATCACAGTTCCACATGTTGAAGGTCTCCCTATTGGAGCTGAAACAACTTCAGACATTCCTATTTTCAAGCAAAATCTACTTTGGCAAGCATTGGATCTTACACAACAAAAGATTGAGTCTTTAATTCAAGAACTCAAACCCCATTTCATTCTTTATGATTTTGCATATTGGGTTCCATTAGTTGCTAGAAAATATGGAGTAAAGTCAATACATTACTGTTCTATTACTCCTTCATCTGTTGGTTATCTTATGCGTGGCGAAAAACCAACTCCAGAGGATGAAATGATGGAACCTCCACTTGGTTTTCCTCCTAATTCATCTATCAAACTTCACAAATATGAAGCTCGTTTAATCGCAGCTCTACATTCGATAGGGAAAGAATCTAGTGGTTCCGGCTCAGGCTCAGGCTCAGTGTCGTTCACACGACGTTTACTTTTGGCTTTTCAAGATGGGGATGTCATTGCATTCAAAACTACTAAGGAAATTGAAGGACCATATTGTGAATTTGTTGAGAATAAGTTCAAGAAACCGGTCATTTTAGCCGGACCAATATTGCCAGAACCAATAGATACTTCAAATCTAGAGGAAAATTTGTCTAAGTGGCTAGAAAAATTCCAAGAAAAGACTGTGATTTTTTGTGCATTTGGTAGTGAATGCAAGCTCAAGAAAGAACAATTCCAAGAACTTGTTTTAGGTCTAGAACTTACTGGTCTTCCATTTTTTGCTGCCTTAAAACCGCCTTTTGAAGCCGAGACAATTGAAGATGCATTACCAGAAGGTTTTAAGGAGAGAATAGAAGGAAAAGGGATTGTTCATTCAGGTTGGGCAGAGCAACAGCTGATCTTATCACACCCTTCTGTGGGATGTTTTGTTACTCATTGTGGTGGAAATTCTTTATCAGAGGCTATGATTACTGAGGGTCAATTGGTTTTAGTCCCAAATTTTGGTGATCAATTCGTTAATGCAAGGTTGTTTGTTGGAGATTTGAGAGTTGGAGTTGAAGTTGAGAGAGATGAAGAGAATGGATTGTTTACTAGAGAAAGTGTTTGTAAGGCCATAAAAATGGTAATGAATGATGAGAGTGAAGAGGGAAGGGAGATAAGAGCGAATCGCGCAAAGTGGAGGGAGTTTTTATTAAGCAAAGGGCTTGAGGATTCTTATATTGATGCTTTTGTTCAAAAGCTACaaactcttctttgatttttgcttGGAGCATCAATGGGCAGCATGGTGCACCAAGTTCTTGTATGTGCAGGGTCCGAGAAAGGATCAGACTACATTGGATCGTGTGTACACAACTTTAcattgcatttctgcaagagactgtttctGTTTGGAGTATCAATACACTAACTAAATAAAAATCTTCATAGGGAAGGATATGatattttgttttcattaatgAGTTAATTAGGTTGTTTGCTTTTGTTACTTTAAGCTTTAGTTGTGCTTATTTGTCTTCTCTACTACTAATAGAGCTATTTAATACAGTCTCCGGACTCATTTCTTGAGTGATGATATTTTTTAAATggcggattcaggatttaaagGTGGCGGATTGTCTCATATTGACTTTAATATACATCTTTTACTAATGATAGAGTATGAGTAGAAGGGTGTATTTGGTTCGGCCTTTTTGGATTAACTCGATTTGTTTTAATCAGTTCTGATCCTTAGATATGGAATCACATCTCTTCTATCAATAAGATATGTCATCTCTGGTAAATAGCATAATTGGAtcaaattcaaactaaataaaCTATAGTTAAATGTAGATTGTAGAACTAGTAAATCAGAAGTCTAAAcaaaaaactaagaaaattcaTGTCATCTCTGTGCTGAGTGCCAATTTTGATTTCATTTCAAAGTTTGCAGCGAGCATAAAAGACGAAAACTCACAACATAGCTAAGAGATAAGACTTTTATGCATGAGATTTTGAGTGTTTTAaggttttttttctttgtatttttttttggctCCATAACCATCGCAAATTTTTGTTTTAAAGGGAAAGATGGAAGCTCTCATATAAAAAATCTTGGAATTGAACTAGTTAGAATCAAGAATTATATTCTAGTGATATCAGTAAAAGTTTATTGAATTTACTTATCATAATTTATAGTTAATGGTACCGTTAACAGTATGTTAAAACTACTTGTTTACCAAAATTATATTTTAGTGATATCAGTAAAAGTCTTCCCTATAACAAGTATGAGTTCAATTCTCATTATCTTCTATTCTCTTACCAATTATCCCAAATTTAAATATTAGGGTCCGATTATATTTAAATTATGTATAAATAAGTAATTATCGCTGCACCGCAATTCTTGGTGAAGAtactccaaaagaaaagaaatagagaTGCTAAAAACGTGGCAAGCGCTCACACGGATTCTCACAGAAGCTAAAGTAGTAGAACAACATTTTGCTTTCATCAGTACGGAAAACTTGTATCTCGGCTTCCTTCAACTTCCGCTTCTGCCCTCGAACATGACCGACcatcaaaaccctaaacctaccGGCAACCTCCCTCAAACGCCGTCAACAAATCCGCCTAAAATCTCCGGCGGATCCTCTAACGGCGGATTTTCCGGCGGTCACAACTACCCAAACCCGCCGGACCGTTCAAATCCGGACCCTGCAACACTGAGAGAGCAATGGAGGTTCGCTATTAGGCAGTACAGCAAATGGTATTCTCACGCTTGGGGTACTGCTATATTAGCTGGGTTATCTTTTTACGCACTTGGTTGGATTATTAAGGGCTCCAATCCTTTGCCCTCTTTCAAGCGCGAAGACTTGGATACTAAAAATGCTTCTTCATCTGATGTTGTTGCTGATGTTGCGGAGGTTAAGCGAAGTTGATGATGACGATAATTTGTTTTTAGGTTAGTCTTACAAACTTGCATTTCTCGCAGTTTTTGTTCTTATTACATGTTGTTGTCGGTCAAATTAACCTGTCACTGGAAAAATCAATACATTGTGAGTGCACAGATTTATATTCACTAACAGTGTAAAAACTGTTTACACCGTTAGTACAAATCTAACTAGTTATAGTAGGTTATGTTGTCAATTCACAAAAGTTAAAACTCTTTTCTTATAACACCGTGTTACATGTGAAGATTATTGCAATAGAATAACTTTGCTTAAGTTCGTGTATTGTGCGTGTTATATTAAATAACAATAACTGTCTGCGAATACCGAACTAGTTGGGGTCAGTTATATGGGTTCAAAATTTTAGGATAGCGTCCAATGCTAATAATTGGGTTTGAAATTTAACATTTGTTCATATTTAGTGGATTTCTTAACTCATATAGGGTCTAGGCAAAAG includes the following:
- the LOC107800382 gene encoding cyanidin 3-O-galactoside 2''-O-xylosyltransferase FGGT1-like, translated to MEDKKLTFVMYPWYAMGHLTSFLHLSNKLADRGHTIFFIHPTNTLSKLEKFNLYPQLINFISITVPHVEGLPIGAETTSDIPIFKQNLLWQALDLTQQKIESLIQELKPHFILYDFAYWVPLVARKYGVKSIHYCSITPSSVGYLMRGEKPTPEDEMMEPPLGFPPNSSIKLHKYEARLIAALHSIGKESSGSGSGSGSVSFTRRLLLAFQDGDVIAFKTTKEIEGPYCEFVENKFKKPVILAGPILPEPIDTSNLEENLSKWLEKFQEKTVIFCAFGSECKLKKEQFQELVLGLELTGLPFFAALKPPFEAETIEDALPEGFKERIEGKGIVHSGWAEQQLILSHPSVGCFVTHCGGNSLSEAMITEGQLVLVPNFGDQFVNARLFVGDLRVGVEVERDEENGLFTRESVCKAIKMVMNDESEEGREIRANRAKWREFLLSKGLEDSYIDAFVQKLQTLL